The following are from one region of the Canis lupus baileyi chromosome 25, mCanLup2.hap1, whole genome shotgun sequence genome:
- the LOC140616808 gene encoding olfactory receptor 8S1-like codes for MRNHSVVSEFILLGLSADPQIQALLFMLFLVIYLLTLMGNLLLLLVIRADSHLHSPMYFFLGQLSFLDLCHSSVTVPKLLENLLSEKKTISVEGCLAQVFFVFATGGTESCLLAVMAYDRYVAISSPLLYGQMMNRPLCMGLVWGSWSLAFLDALINILVALNLDFCEAQNIHHFSCELPSLYPLSCSDVSASFTALLCSSLLHFFGNFLLIFFSYVRILSTILSISSTTGRSKAFSTCSSHLTAVIFFYGSGLLRYLMPNSGSTQELIFSLQYSVVTPMLNPLIYSLKNKEVKAAVRRILRKCV; via the coding sequence ATGAGAAACCACAGTGTTGTTTCTGAGTTCATTCTCCTTGGGCTGTCTGCTGACCCCCAGATCCAGGCTCTGCTCTTTATGCTGTTCCTTGTTATTTACCTCCTGACCCTGATGGGGAACCTGCTACTGCTGCTGGTGATTAGAGCTGATTCTCACCTTCACagccccatgtacttcttcctgggACAGTTGTCCTTCCTGGATCTCTGCCACTCCTCTGTCACTGTGCCCAAGCTTTTGGAGAACCTTCTGTCTGAGAAGAAAACCATCTCAGTAGAGGGCTGCCTCGCTCAGGTCTTCTTTGTGTTTGCCACTGGGGGCACTGAATCCTGCCTACTTGCtgtcatggcctatgaccgctatgttgCCATCAGCTCCCCTCTGCTCTATGGCCAGATGATGAACAGACCACTGTGTATGGGGCTGGTTTGGGGCTCATGGAGCTTAGCTTTTCTGGATGCTCTTATCAATATCCTTGTAGCTCTCAATTTAGACTTCTGTGAGGCTCAGAATATACACCACTTCAGCTGTGAGCTGCCATCTCTCTACCCTTTGTCTTGCTCTGATGTGTCTGCAAGTTTTACTGCCCTGCTCTGCTCCAGCCTCCTGCATTTCTTTGGAAATTTCCTCCTGatatttttctcctatgttcGCATTTTATCCACCATCCTGAGCATCAGTTCTACCACAGGCAGAAGCAAggccttctccacctgctcctcccacctcacTGCAGTGATCTTCTTTTATGGCTCAGGGTTACTCCGTTATCTCATGCCAAATTCAGGATCCACTCAAGAGTTAATCTTTTCCTTGCAGTATAGCGTGGTCACTCCTATGCTGAATCCTCTCATCTATAGCCTGAAGAACAAAGAGGTGAAGGCAGCTGTGagaagaattttgagaaaatgtgTCTAG